From Pseudomonadota bacterium, one genomic window encodes:
- a CDS encoding alpha/beta hydrolase — translation MNIHVERYGQGEKIIFIHGSGWNTRMWYNQRDYLKSSMEVILVDLPGHGKSPGDGCDSVEEYKEAVYGVIRRLNTGRCYVAGHSLGGAITMSLALSYPDAIKGVVLIGTGAKLRVLPQILEGITKDKENTVRNIVTLAFSKKASSTLKSDDFDETIKCRAEVIYKDFNACDHFNIMDFVSSLQVPALIICGTDDSLTPPKYSYYLNKEIKGSRLVLIEDAGHMVMMEKLEKVNRAIEEFVRGQLDTHG, via the coding sequence ATGAACATACATGTAGAAAGATATGGACAGGGAGAAAAAATTATATTTATTCATGGTTCTGGCTGGAATACACGTATGTGGTACAATCAGAGGGACTATTTGAAATCATCGATGGAGGTAATACTTGTCGACTTACCGGGGCATGGAAAGTCTCCTGGCGATGGCTGTGATTCTGTAGAAGAATACAAAGAGGCGGTATACGGGGTAATCAGGAGGCTCAATACGGGAAGATGTTATGTTGCCGGCCACTCACTGGGTGGTGCCATCACCATGTCCTTAGCGCTTTCTTATCCCGATGCTATCAAGGGAGTCGTCCTTATAGGGACGGGCGCAAAACTCAGGGTGCTCCCTCAAATTCTTGAAGGTATTACCAAAGACAAGGAAAACACGGTACGGAACATAGTTACCCTCGCCTTCTCAAAAAAGGCTTCTTCAACTTTGAAGAGTGACGATTTTGATGAGACGATTAAATGCAGGGCTGAAGTCATCTATAAAGATTTTAATGCCTGCGACCATTTCAATATTATGGATTTTGTAAGCTCTTTACAGGTTCCCGCACTCATTATATGCGGGACAGACGACTCCCTGACACCGCCAAAATATTCCTATTATCTCAACAAGGAAATAAAAGGTTCAAGACTTGTCCTCATAGAGGATGCAGGCCATATGGTAATGATGGAAAAGTTAGAGAAAGTAAACAGGGCGATCGAGGAGTTCGTCAGAGGCCAATTAGATACACATGGCTAA